In one Leptospira mtsangambouensis genomic region, the following are encoded:
- a CDS encoding heavy-metal-associated domain-containing protein, whose product MVNYEIEGMTCGHCKNTVEKVFAENGKEATANLDLKTVSVKESLTDAELNLLRERLGEDGYSLGNAK is encoded by the coding sequence ATGGTTAATTATGAAATAGAAGGAATGACTTGCGGGCATTGTAAAAATACTGTAGAGAAAGTGTTTGCAGAGAATGGAAAAGAAGCAACTGCAAATTTAGATTTAAAAACTGTCTCTGTGAAAGAATCTTTAACGGATGCGGAGTTGAATTTACTTCGTGAACGTTTGGGTGAGGATGGATATTCTCTTGGAAACGCTAAATAA
- a CDS encoding SGNH/GDSL hydrolase family protein, translated as MKKDIRKATFLSKPIKLTFYAIVFFCGSLFVTRTIDSFGFLESSYGHYHFPVSRKIPYFRQGEREFGQINEFGVRIGSTKSNFSCGYLLLGDSQTFGSGIFWKDTFSEILNRETNCQWTNVGIPGFTLENEFSMYQKVSPFLKEKTVYLIVYGNDIYETGDTPDYLHFVNHQKMYLQLSSFFFPKATRLYLKQKYFVSIQKRMEDELERVSKLPYSPSTHKAKKNEVVDFFPLKTLFQISPTYLSSALDTKSFAKINFERWRRIFFQLKEQIEKDGKHLKVVYLPLEVEYDRTRYEIYKNIGFQMNPSWLESDSELVLDLIQLTKENHIPFIDLRNFMRYRTDLLQNGDIHINEVATRMIADVLKKDL; from the coding sequence ATGAAAAAAGATATTCGCAAAGCCACTTTTCTTTCTAAACCCATAAAATTGACTTTTTATGCCATTGTTTTCTTTTGTGGGTCATTGTTTGTGACGAGAACCATTGATTCCTTTGGGTTTTTAGAATCTTCCTATGGCCATTACCATTTCCCTGTAAGTAGAAAAATTCCTTATTTTCGACAAGGGGAAAGAGAATTTGGGCAAATCAATGAATTTGGGGTTCGAATTGGAAGTACAAAAAGTAACTTTAGTTGCGGTTATTTGTTATTAGGTGATTCGCAAACATTTGGTTCTGGAATTTTTTGGAAGGATACTTTTTCTGAAATTTTAAATCGAGAGACAAACTGCCAGTGGACCAACGTTGGGATTCCTGGGTTTACTTTAGAAAACGAATTTTCGATGTATCAAAAGGTAAGTCCCTTCTTAAAAGAAAAAACTGTATATTTAATCGTTTATGGTAATGATATATATGAAACAGGAGACACTCCAGACTATTTACATTTTGTTAACCACCAAAAAATGTATCTTCAGCTTTCATCATTTTTTTTTCCAAAAGCTACTCGTTTGTATTTGAAACAAAAATACTTTGTATCCATTCAAAAACGAATGGAAGACGAGTTGGAAAGAGTATCAAAACTTCCTTATTCTCCATCCACTCATAAGGCCAAAAAAAATGAGGTAGTTGATTTTTTCCCCCTAAAAACTTTATTCCAAATTAGTCCGACTTACCTTTCGAGTGCTCTTGATACAAAATCGTTTGCAAAAATAAATTTTGAAAGATGGCGTCGGATTTTTTTTCAACTGAAAGAACAAATAGAAAAAGACGGCAAACATTTAAAGGTAGTTTATCTTCCATTGGAAGTTGAATATGATAGAACACGTTATGAAATTTATAAAAACATTGGATTTCAAATGAACCCTAGTTGGTTAGAATCTGATTCCGAGTTGGTTTTGGATTTAATCCAATTAACCAAAGAAAATCATATTCCATTTATCGATTTACGAAATTTTATGAGATACAGAACGGATTTGTTACAAAATGGAGATATTCATATCAATGAAGTGGCCACCCGAATGATTGCCGATGTTCTCAAAAAAGATTTATAA
- a CDS encoding helix-turn-helix domain-containing protein, whose translation MDIRFIKPPSHFESSVKEFWIWEGVNVRELPWILPSYECEVVFHLGEPPLVETENRQIIKLPKLHIVGPQTRRWRILSESDLNLIAIRFFVGGMFSLFSKRGDELQNQFISIGDESMLGELSDFGFPAENRISEFLTRFLKEYSGQPSEIPTYVRFALLELTNPATPIEGLCQKLGISRKQLDRKFKEIVGMNPSEYRTVHRLLEMVRNPDHYRKNNPELRFTDLAHEFEYSDQSHFNHDFKRISGSIPNEWFAEYEKMSHFYNGDSSHTDRIET comes from the coding sequence TTGGACATTCGATTTATTAAACCACCTTCCCATTTTGAATCATCTGTTAAGGAATTTTGGATTTGGGAGGGAGTGAATGTCCGGGAACTCCCTTGGATACTGCCATCTTACGAATGTGAGGTGGTTTTTCATTTGGGTGAACCTCCGCTTGTAGAAACAGAAAATCGACAAATCATTAAGTTACCAAAGTTACACATCGTTGGCCCGCAAACAAGAAGGTGGAGGATTTTATCAGAATCAGATTTAAATTTGATTGCCATTCGGTTTTTTGTAGGAGGAATGTTTTCTCTTTTTTCCAAACGTGGAGATGAATTACAAAACCAATTTATTTCAATAGGTGATGAGTCAATGTTAGGTGAACTTTCGGATTTTGGTTTCCCTGCTGAAAATCGAATTTCTGAATTTCTCACTCGGTTTCTTAAAGAATATTCGGGACAACCTTCCGAAATTCCAACATATGTTCGGTTTGCACTTTTGGAGCTCACAAATCCAGCCACTCCCATCGAAGGCCTTTGCCAAAAATTGGGAATTTCCAGAAAACAATTGGATCGTAAATTCAAAGAAATTGTGGGAATGAATCCTTCTGAATACAGAACGGTGCACAGGTTACTTGAGATGGTGCGAAATCCTGACCACTACCGAAAAAACAATCCAGAACTCCGTTTTACGGATTTGGCACATGAATTTGAGTATTCTGACCAGTCCCATTTCAATCACGATTTCAAACGAATTTCGGGAAGTATTCCCAATGAATGGTTCGCAGAATATGAAAAAATGTCCCATTTTTACAATGGAGATTCGTCTCATACTGATAGGATAGAAACATGA
- a CDS encoding LA_3751/LA_3752 family putative glycosyltransferase, whose amino-acid sequence MDQSKKAIGFFVSLGILVLGFLFFNTKQIDPFSDFALLEWQIKLALQGKFYLPYDSFLLDPNFQFFPLPDLFFHVYNGFVYSTFPNFYPIFSAPFYVINGQFGIRFVQFVLFFVSIYIFYQIKKDGIATILLLFGSSIPIYIFLIHDTILFFFLEISILYLVHRKWNVLPGILSICLVWMRPEMAVSIFLILLFFSQEKNWRNITITFMLTGFVFSIVNKITLGTFFPLRFVKSPEFHFSTNTSLFLFKILLEQIPIFILFIIYLIKAISQKKNLYQYLTIIFVTFLLVLISPNTGGHNTPRYFYGLFPLYILLLRNNDNERTITKFTKTWGVICFILSLYQINLLFQKSKELTKISKYQTNTMSEISKLENNVLVFNNSDFSFVSLPVLENISSHQTKKDILLLRPNFSKKTFIQILSAKNADSFVFLELPPSPIPLGPIVTDPENRKLGEYKMEKHYQLPDALLPIQITEYKRQ is encoded by the coding sequence ATGGATCAATCAAAAAAAGCAATAGGTTTCTTTGTTAGTTTGGGAATTTTGGTTTTAGGTTTTTTGTTCTTCAATACAAAACAAATCGATCCATTTTCTGATTTTGCACTTTTGGAATGGCAAATCAAGTTAGCACTCCAAGGTAAATTTTATTTACCTTATGATTCCTTTTTGTTAGATCCGAACTTCCAATTTTTCCCTTTACCAGATCTTTTTTTCCATGTATATAATGGATTTGTATACTCCACTTTCCCAAATTTTTATCCAATTTTTTCGGCGCCGTTTTATGTTATCAATGGACAATTTGGGATTAGATTCGTACAATTCGTTTTATTTTTTGTTTCTATTTATATTTTTTATCAAATCAAAAAAGACGGAATTGCCACAATACTTTTGTTATTTGGATCATCAATACCGATCTATATTTTTTTGATTCATGATACAATCTTATTTTTCTTTTTAGAAATTTCCATTTTATACCTTGTTCATCGCAAATGGAATGTATTACCTGGAATCTTATCAATCTGCTTAGTTTGGATGCGACCGGAAATGGCAGTTTCCATTTTCCTCATTCTCTTATTTTTCTCTCAAGAGAAGAATTGGAGAAATATCACCATTACTTTTATGCTGACAGGGTTTGTTTTTTCCATTGTTAACAAAATAACATTAGGAACTTTTTTTCCCCTCCGTTTTGTGAAAAGCCCAGAATTCCACTTTAGCACAAACACAAGTTTGTTTTTATTTAAAATTTTATTAGAACAAATTCCCATTTTTATTTTATTCATTATTTATTTGATAAAGGCAATTAGTCAAAAAAAGAATTTATACCAATACCTCACTATCATTTTCGTTACTTTTCTATTGGTTCTCATTTCTCCTAATACAGGAGGGCATAATACACCTAGGTATTTTTACGGACTCTTTCCTCTGTATATTCTTTTACTCAGAAACAATGATAATGAACGAACAATTACTAAATTCACAAAAACATGGGGAGTAATTTGTTTCATTCTATCGTTGTATCAAATTAATTTACTTTTTCAAAAATCAAAAGAACTGACAAAAATTTCTAAATATCAAACGAATACAATGTCTGAAATTTCAAAATTAGAAAACAATGTTTTGGTTTTTAATAATTCCGATTTTTCTTTTGTAAGTTTGCCTGTTTTAGAAAATATATCTTCTCATCAGACCAAAAAAGATATACTGTTACTCAGACCAAATTTTAGTAAAAAAACATTCATCCAAATTTTATCTGCAAAAAATGCCGACTCATTTGTTTTTTTAGAACTCCCTCCTTCACCAATTCCACTTGGTCCAATTGTAACGGATCCAGAGAATAGAAAGTTGGGAGAATACAAAATGGAAAAACATTATCAATTGCCAGATGCCTTACTCCCCATTCAAATAACGGAATACAAACGCCAATGA
- a CDS encoding FxLYD domain-containing protein has product MNTKQCPSCGSTNIYQESATVYRCGDCFDRLPTGSMVDLPPPKVYGTQQKSDTNPLGNWKNLITGIVVVWVVLGSSVFTYFKNLQWGQGPSEEETTTIKIDPNLESIEINPEGEFQFTTPIPDGIGNIYIVGKFTNKSGQPLLMPKFTVDLLNEEGTIVGSNEGYAEKNVVADGESVVFQVLAEKAPNFSNFETKVTATTIPDDHKRPELVLKEIDFKRNAYKEIKLVGKIKNKGITTANFTRITCLLIDKQNKTIDYGSISLDKEDFLPKESLNFEIIFARAKQIPDSYYCETDSILKENSNL; this is encoded by the coding sequence ATGAATACCAAACAATGCCCAAGCTGTGGGAGTACCAATATTTACCAAGAGTCTGCGACAGTGTACCGCTGTGGGGATTGTTTTGATCGCCTTCCAACAGGAAGTATGGTTGATCTCCCTCCTCCAAAAGTATATGGAACACAACAAAAATCAGATACAAATCCACTTGGGAATTGGAAAAATCTAATCACAGGGATCGTTGTGGTTTGGGTTGTGTTAGGATCTTCTGTGTTTACATACTTTAAAAATCTTCAATGGGGCCAAGGTCCATCAGAAGAAGAAACTACAACCATCAAGATAGATCCCAATTTGGAATCCATAGAAATCAATCCAGAAGGAGAATTTCAATTTACAACTCCAATTCCAGACGGGATTGGAAACATATACATCGTTGGGAAATTCACTAACAAAAGTGGACAACCATTACTAATGCCCAAGTTTACCGTTGATTTATTAAACGAAGAAGGGACAATCGTTGGATCAAACGAAGGTTATGCAGAAAAGAATGTTGTTGCAGATGGAGAATCTGTCGTTTTCCAAGTGTTAGCCGAAAAAGCACCGAATTTTTCAAATTTCGAAACTAAAGTCACAGCCACAACCATACCAGATGATCACAAAAGACCAGAACTAGTATTAAAAGAAATTGATTTCAAACGGAATGCATACAAAGAAATCAAACTTGTTGGAAAAATCAAAAACAAAGGAATAACAACTGCAAACTTTACGCGCATCACTTGTTTGCTCATCGACAAACAAAATAAAACGATTGATTACGGAAGTATTAGTTTAGACAAAGAAGATTTTTTACCAAAAGAATCACTAAACTTTGAAATTATTTTTGCAAGGGCAAAACAAATTCCAGATTCTTACTATTGCGAAACAGATTCTATTTTAAAAGAAAATTCAAATCTATAA
- a CDS encoding ankyrin repeat domain-containing protein gives MIQNIIDFVGKTKSNLRLRTLCSAITREDKDSFDLLLSDPELKEVLVSESALLLGIAVTEVSDIYYLKKLLTIGLDPNRPDNMGLYPIHKATETGNIEAVEVLLNSAANPNAADPSGVTALHIANSFDGLGEISDLLIRMGANVYQRDKLGKRYLM, from the coding sequence ATGATACAAAACATTATCGATTTTGTTGGTAAAACTAAATCCAATCTCCGGTTACGCACCTTGTGTTCTGCCATCACACGAGAAGATAAAGATTCTTTTGATCTGTTATTATCCGATCCTGAATTAAAAGAAGTTTTGGTATCTGAGTCTGCATTGTTGCTTGGGATTGCTGTCACGGAAGTTTCTGATATCTATTATTTGAAAAAATTACTCACAATTGGTTTGGATCCGAATAGACCAGATAACATGGGTTTGTATCCAATTCACAAAGCAACTGAAACAGGAAATATCGAAGCTGTTGAAGTATTATTGAATTCTGCCGCCAACCCCAATGCTGCGGATCCCAGTGGAGTGACTGCCCTTCATATCGCCAATAGTTTTGATGGTCTCGGTGAAATTTCCGATCTATTGATTCGAATGGGTGCAAATGTCTACCAAAGGGATAAACTCGGCAAACGTTACTTGATGTAA
- a CDS encoding heavy metal translocating P-type ATPase → METLNNTTERTLDLFGMTCANCALRIEKGLTKMDGVSDVRVNFARESVFLRTTDSVTVDSLLKKVESLGYSALVHDANQQSETEKKQKDQTRNLKIRFLLSLVLSLPLFYGMVTHFSFLSFMPMPHFLMDRFVQMAIVFPVQFLIGFPFYKSAYRALRNGSANMDVLVVIGTSAAYGYSIFGKDLYFETSAVLITFILGGKWIEHYAKGKSSDGINALLKLRPETATVQSNGIWTEVPNEYLKTGDLVLVKAGERFPMDGIVSEGISFADESMLTGESMPVEKKIGDSILSGTVNGNGSLVVKATKVGNDTTLSHIIRSVEESLGTKAPIQRIADQISAYFVPIVISISVVDFFVWYFVLTPGDITSAIETSIAILVIACPCALGLATPISLLVGTGRAAKHGVLFRSAEALESVSKINWIGFDKTGTLTEGKPKVTEMIHYGLSHSDLNQILLNIIQMEQTSDHPLAKAIVGYGKEKNLYQSSNPIVSTKTFPGGGIQSEQNGNTFIAGKRTFVEENGFFVSDTMNESIKVWSEDGSSLVFVGIRGNANGMVVFRIEDGLRKDAMGAIATLKSMGVEPVLLTGDHPNSANKVAKLVGISAVYAGLLPEEKAKIITTFKTKKIHSAMVGDGINDAPALASADVGIAMGTGSDVAIQTADVVLVNGDIQRIVDLITIGKDTVTNIRQNFGWALGYNLLGIPIAASGLLLPWVSGAAMAFSSLSVVFNALRMSRWK, encoded by the coding sequence TTGGAAACGCTAAATAATACCACCGAACGAACATTAGATTTATTTGGTATGACCTGTGCAAATTGTGCCCTTCGCATTGAGAAGGGCCTAACCAAAATGGATGGAGTTTCTGATGTTCGAGTCAACTTTGCTCGCGAATCTGTTTTTTTGCGAACCACTGATTCCGTCACCGTAGATTCTTTATTAAAAAAAGTAGAATCTCTTGGATACTCCGCACTGGTTCATGATGCAAATCAACAATCTGAAACTGAGAAAAAACAAAAGGATCAAACTCGAAATTTAAAAATTCGTTTCCTTTTGTCTTTGGTCCTTTCCTTACCATTGTTTTATGGAATGGTTACCCACTTCAGTTTTTTAAGTTTTATGCCTATGCCACATTTTTTAATGGACCGGTTTGTCCAGATGGCAATTGTTTTCCCAGTTCAGTTCCTCATTGGTTTTCCGTTTTACAAATCTGCCTATCGTGCACTAAGAAATGGATCTGCCAATATGGATGTCCTTGTTGTCATTGGGACAAGTGCTGCTTACGGTTATAGTATATTCGGTAAAGATTTATACTTTGAAACCTCCGCGGTTCTTATCACTTTTATTCTTGGTGGTAAATGGATTGAACATTATGCCAAGGGCAAAAGTAGCGATGGGATCAATGCATTACTCAAACTTCGACCAGAGACTGCCACTGTACAATCCAATGGGATTTGGACGGAAGTTCCTAATGAATATTTGAAAACTGGGGATCTTGTATTGGTAAAGGCGGGGGAACGATTCCCAATGGATGGAATTGTTTCGGAAGGAATCAGTTTTGCCGATGAATCAATGTTAACTGGTGAAAGTATGCCAGTAGAAAAAAAAATCGGTGATTCGATTCTGAGTGGAACAGTCAATGGAAATGGTTCGCTGGTGGTGAAAGCAACTAAAGTAGGGAATGATACAACACTTTCACATATCATTCGTTCTGTGGAAGAATCACTCGGTACCAAAGCACCCATCCAAAGGATTGCAGATCAGATTTCTGCATATTTTGTTCCGATTGTGATTTCAATTAGTGTGGTTGATTTTTTTGTTTGGTATTTTGTATTAACACCTGGCGATATTACATCGGCTATTGAAACAAGTATTGCCATTCTTGTGATTGCCTGCCCATGTGCCTTGGGACTTGCCACTCCAATCTCTTTACTTGTGGGAACGGGAAGAGCCGCCAAACATGGAGTGTTGTTTCGTAGTGCAGAAGCTTTGGAGTCAGTTTCCAAAATCAATTGGATTGGTTTTGATAAAACTGGAACTCTGACAGAAGGAAAACCAAAAGTCACCGAAATGATCCATTATGGATTGAGTCATTCAGACCTAAACCAAATCTTACTAAACATCATACAGATGGAACAAACTTCTGACCATCCATTGGCCAAGGCCATTGTTGGATATGGGAAGGAAAAAAATTTGTATCAAAGTTCAAATCCAATTGTGTCGACCAAAACTTTCCCTGGTGGCGGAATCCAGTCGGAACAAAATGGGAATACCTTCATTGCCGGCAAACGAACATTTGTAGAAGAGAACGGGTTTTTTGTGTCTGATACAATGAATGAGTCGATCAAAGTATGGTCGGAAGATGGATCGAGTTTGGTATTTGTTGGCATCCGAGGAAATGCAAATGGTATGGTTGTCTTTCGGATTGAAGATGGTTTGCGTAAAGATGCGATGGGGGCGATTGCCACATTAAAATCTATGGGAGTTGAACCAGTCCTTTTGACGGGGGACCATCCTAATTCTGCAAACAAAGTTGCGAAGTTAGTGGGGATCTCAGCGGTGTATGCCGGACTACTTCCTGAGGAAAAAGCAAAAATCATCACAACCTTCAAAACAAAAAAAATCCATTCAGCTATGGTTGGAGATGGAATCAATGATGCCCCAGCGCTTGCTTCCGCTGATGTGGGGATTGCAATGGGTACTGGATCTGATGTTGCTATCCAAACAGCTGATGTAGTGCTTGTGAATGGAGACATCCAAAGGATTGTGGATCTCATCACAATTGGAAAAGACACAGTCACGAATATTCGGCAAAATTTTGGTTGGGCTCTTGGTTACAATTTATTAGGAATTCCCATTGCTGCTTCCGGGCTTCTTCTTCCTTGGGTGAGTGGCGCTGCCATGGCGTTCAGTTCTTTATCTGTTGTTTTTAATGCACTTCGAATGAGTCGTTGGAAATAA
- a CDS encoding PAS domain-containing sensor histidine kinase, with product MFQTNYDDLLSNIPDLICELDSSEKIRYANSFHKHRLGYEAHEILGRSVEDFFHPEDRNELLTKMSYLQTPGSETKGIWRIAHKNGHFLTFECRGKLQQDSDGNKRILVVARDITEELGVEFKLHTKSTNQNQTLTDLPSKPIDLHYQSFFELKMSQFEFSQLKFAFDEHAVITITDRNGNITYANDRFCEISMYSREELLGNNHRLLNSGFHSSEFFERMYHMIQNGYVWKGEIRNRTKTGSIYWVSTTIVPLRSIDGSINRFVALHTLITRTIESEERVTQLLQEKELLLQEVHHRIKNNLFSVFSLLKMQSNFSQDSHLKEQFDEAAGRLRSMMALYDRLYRSQNPNEIDLKEYIPNLVGQILSTYPKMIRFDFISDEPIIVKPDIANNLGIILNELICNSVKHSFRMEDVGKIVIQIQKIDFKIHFLYSDDGEALPDNYSLENSESGFGIKLMNLLVQQLKGKVIVKPGQSVQFDLSFPIR from the coding sequence ATGTTTCAAACAAATTACGATGATTTACTTTCGAACATACCAGATTTAATTTGCGAATTAGATTCATCCGAAAAAATTCGATATGCCAATTCGTTTCATAAACATAGGTTAGGTTATGAAGCACATGAGATATTGGGTCGTTCTGTAGAGGATTTTTTTCATCCAGAAGATCGGAATGAATTGCTCACCAAAATGTCTTATCTGCAAACCCCTGGATCGGAAACCAAGGGGATTTGGAGAATTGCGCATAAAAACGGACATTTTTTAACCTTTGAGTGTAGAGGAAAACTGCAACAAGATTCTGATGGGAACAAACGAATCTTAGTTGTGGCAAGAGACATTACAGAAGAACTTGGAGTTGAGTTTAAACTACACACCAAATCTACCAACCAAAACCAAACCCTAACGGATTTACCTTCCAAACCAATTGATTTACATTACCAAAGTTTTTTTGAATTGAAAATGTCTCAGTTTGAGTTTTCTCAATTAAAATTTGCTTTCGATGAACATGCTGTAATCACAATTACTGATCGAAACGGAAATATCACCTATGCAAATGATCGATTTTGTGAAATTTCAATGTATTCAAGAGAAGAGTTATTAGGAAATAACCACCGTTTGTTGAATTCAGGATTCCATTCGTCCGAATTTTTTGAACGAATGTATCATATGATTCAAAATGGATATGTTTGGAAGGGAGAAATTCGAAATCGAACCAAAACAGGTTCTATATATTGGGTCAGTACAACCATTGTTCCTTTACGTTCCATTGATGGTAGTATCAATCGATTTGTTGCATTACATACTTTAATTACAAGAACAATTGAATCTGAAGAAAGGGTGACTCAATTGTTGCAGGAGAAAGAGTTACTTTTACAAGAAGTTCACCATCGAATCAAAAACAATCTATTTTCTGTTTTTAGTCTTTTAAAAATGCAGTCTAATTTTTCTCAAGATTCTCATCTAAAAGAACAGTTTGACGAAGCAGCCGGTCGATTGCGAAGTATGATGGCATTATATGATAGGTTGTATCGATCACAGAATCCAAATGAAATTGATTTAAAAGAATACATACCAAATTTAGTGGGCCAAATTTTATCAACATATCCGAAGATGATTCGTTTTGATTTTATTTCAGACGAACCTATCATTGTAAAACCGGACATTGCCAACAATTTAGGTATCATCTTAAACGAATTAATTTGTAATTCAGTTAAACATTCCTTTCGGATGGAAGATGTTGGAAAAATTGTTATCCAGATTCAGAAAATAGATTTTAAAATTCATTTTCTTTATAGTGACGATGGTGAAGCATTACCTGATAATTATTCATTAGAAAATTCGGAATCTGGGTTTGGAATCAAACTTATGAATTTGTTGGTTCAACAATTAAAAGGAAAAGTAATTGTTAAACCAGGACAAAGTGTTCAGTTTGATTTATCTTTCCCTATTCGTTAG
- the cueR gene encoding Cu(I)-responsive transcriptional regulator, with amino-acid sequence MNIGELSKESGVSSKLIRHYEGIGLIPEAGRTENGYRSYTTDDIHYLRFIKRSRELGFPLEDIKSLLGLWKNKSRSSKQVKLLAERHLNELDLKLKQLKDMSDTLKNLVKHCHGDNRPDCPILKNLEQT; translated from the coding sequence ATGAATATTGGAGAACTTTCTAAAGAATCTGGAGTCAGCTCAAAACTCATTCGTCATTATGAAGGTATCGGACTCATTCCAGAAGCAGGAAGGACTGAAAATGGCTATAGATCCTATACAACCGATGACATCCACTACTTACGTTTTATCAAAAGATCAAGAGAACTTGGTTTCCCATTGGAAGATATAAAAAGTTTACTTGGGTTATGGAAAAACAAGTCACGAAGTAGCAAACAAGTAAAGTTACTTGCAGAAAGACATTTAAATGAATTAGATTTAAAACTAAAACAACTAAAGGATATGTCTGATACTTTAAAAAATCTCGTCAAACATTGCCATGGCGACAATAGGCCTGACTGTCCCATTCTAAAAAACTTAGAACAAACCTAA
- a CDS encoding response regulator, producing the protein MYEKRILLAEDELVSATYLKDSLSALGYKVTLATDGKQALGFYLENPFPVVITDYEMPGLNGAELIQELKSEEIEPVIFMFTSHSNPKLIVNVMKLGIFDYLVKPLEEHELSIKLKRAFEFYEMKRTETISKRERQLRLEGHLEWIQWKEKMAGGEFNRLNQNLFESLKNSFCQGAGFGALVTLLKLVSDTTVKEGDHYKIESDLMELIQINTGMAEKALKMFSDIDLMVSSPMQFEEITCAELYKQLLLWVEELKPILALKNQQILMGDLKPNLTKYKISYNKFSLQNSFKEIITNACKFSRADTNITIVTNVEYNWFKCVIYNQPIPNADGTYGVPLQFENLIFEPFYRLSKNVFDVYGTLDFGLGLSYVDSCFKKHEGKLSVHNIIDHSEWSDSPVTKVAFQFSLPVLKN; encoded by the coding sequence GTGTACGAAAAAAGAATTCTATTGGCTGAAGATGAATTGGTGTCGGCAACCTATTTAAAGGACAGTTTGTCTGCATTGGGTTACAAGGTAACTCTTGCCACTGACGGAAAACAAGCCTTAGGATTCTATTTAGAAAATCCCTTTCCTGTCGTGATCACTGATTATGAAATGCCTGGATTGAATGGTGCTGAGTTAATTCAGGAATTAAAATCAGAAGAAATTGAACCTGTTATATTTATGTTCACTTCTCATAGTAATCCTAAGTTGATTGTCAACGTAATGAAATTGGGAATTTTTGATTATCTTGTGAAACCTCTGGAAGAACACGAGCTTTCCATAAAGTTAAAGAGAGCATTTGAATTTTATGAAATGAAACGAACGGAAACAATTTCAAAGAGAGAACGTCAACTTCGTTTGGAAGGCCATTTAGAATGGATCCAGTGGAAAGAAAAAATGGCTGGAGGTGAATTCAATCGGCTCAATCAAAATTTATTCGAAAGTTTGAAAAACAGTTTTTGTCAAGGTGCAGGATTTGGCGCTTTGGTTACGCTTCTAAAATTAGTATCCGACACAACGGTGAAAGAAGGCGATCATTATAAAATAGAATCAGACTTAATGGAGTTAATTCAAATTAATACGGGTATGGCAGAGAAGGCGCTAAAGATGTTTTCTGATATCGATTTAATGGTATCTAGTCCTATGCAGTTTGAAGAGATTACTTGTGCTGAACTTTATAAACAATTACTTTTATGGGTTGAAGAATTAAAACCAATATTGGCTTTAAAAAACCAGCAGATTTTGATGGGAGATCTCAAGCCGAACCTCACAAAATATAAAATTTCTTATAACAAATTTTCTCTACAAAATTCTTTTAAAGAAATTATTACGAATGCCTGTAAATTTTCGCGAGCAGATACCAACATAACAATTGTAACGAATGTTGAATACAATTGGTTTAAATGTGTAATTTATAACCAACCTATACCTAATGCTGATGGAACGTATGGTGTTCCGCTACAATTTGAAAATTTAATTTTTGAACCATTCTATCGTTTATCCAAAAATGTTTTTGATGTATATGGTACTTTGGATTTTGGATTAGGACTTAGTTATGTGGATTCATGTTTTAAGAAACATGAAGGAAAATTGTCTGTCCATAATATCATAGACCATTCTGAATGGAGTGATAGTCCTGTTACAAAAGTGGCATTTCAGTTTTCATTGCCCGTGTTAAAAAACTAA